From Streptomyces sp. NBC_00775, one genomic window encodes:
- the arfB gene encoding alternative ribosome rescue aminoacyl-tRNA hydrolase ArfB: MSGPYVIRGSVSLPEAELMWRFSRSSGPGGQHVNTSDSQVELRFDLAKTEALPPVWKERALAKLAGRLVDGVISVRASEHRSQWRNRETAAVRLASLLAEASAPPPRPRRATRIPRGINERRLREKKQRGDTKRGRSGRDWG, encoded by the coding sequence ATGTCCGGTCCTTACGTCATTCGCGGCTCCGTCTCCCTTCCCGAGGCCGAGCTCATGTGGCGTTTCTCGCGATCCAGTGGGCCCGGCGGGCAGCACGTCAACACGAGCGACTCCCAGGTCGAGCTGCGGTTCGACCTCGCGAAGACCGAGGCGCTGCCGCCCGTCTGGAAGGAGCGCGCCCTCGCCAAGCTCGCCGGGCGGCTTGTCGACGGGGTCATCAGCGTGCGGGCGTCCGAGCATCGGTCGCAGTGGCGCAACAGGGAGACCGCGGCCGTACGACTCGCCTCCCTGCTCGCCGAGGCCAGCGCGCCGCCGCCCAGGCCGCGCCGGGCCACCCGTATCCCCCGGGGCATCAATGAACGCCGGCTGCGCGAGAAGAAGCAGCGCGGGGACACCAAGCGGGGCCGTTCCGGGCGGGACTGGGGTTAG
- a CDS encoding sigma-70 family RNA polymerase sigma factor, with translation MSDVSGENGVNGVNGGAFPGKGEHEFLAERFESHRSHLRAVAYRMLGSLTEADDAVQEAWLKLSRVDAARVDNLGGWLTTVVGRVCLDLLRSRRTRGEESLEEQPGVRMPEPVISPFGGIDPEQEALLADSVGLALLVVLEQLAPAERLAFVLHDLFAVPFDEIAPIVGRTPAASRQLASRARRRVQGGAPAPDPDLAQQREVVEAFLAAARDGDFDALVAVLDPDVVARSEAGVTAGAIAVASGASSFAHLARIARPALVNGAAGFVVVADGRPVSVLAFTVVRGRIAVIDILNDPERLAGLDVTVLDR, from the coding sequence ATGAGTGACGTGAGCGGCGAGAACGGCGTGAACGGCGTGAACGGCGGCGCATTCCCGGGCAAGGGCGAGCACGAGTTCCTCGCCGAGCGGTTCGAATCGCATCGGAGCCATCTCCGCGCCGTCGCCTACCGCATGCTCGGCTCCCTCACCGAGGCCGATGACGCCGTGCAGGAGGCCTGGCTCAAGCTCAGCCGGGTCGACGCCGCCCGGGTCGACAACCTCGGGGGGTGGCTGACGACCGTCGTGGGGCGGGTCTGTCTGGACCTGCTGCGGTCCCGTCGGACCCGGGGCGAGGAGTCCTTGGAGGAGCAGCCGGGGGTGCGGATGCCGGAGCCGGTCATCAGCCCCTTCGGCGGGATCGACCCGGAGCAGGAGGCGCTGCTCGCCGACTCGGTGGGGCTGGCCCTGCTCGTCGTACTGGAGCAGCTCGCGCCCGCCGAGCGGCTCGCCTTCGTGCTGCACGACCTGTTCGCCGTGCCGTTCGACGAGATCGCGCCCATCGTGGGCCGTACGCCGGCGGCGTCCCGTCAGCTCGCCAGCAGGGCCCGGCGCCGGGTCCAGGGTGGGGCGCCCGCGCCGGATCCCGACCTCGCCCAGCAGCGGGAGGTCGTCGAGGCGTTCCTGGCGGCGGCGCGCGACGGTGACTTCGACGCGCTCGTCGCGGTGCTCGACCCGGATGTCGTGGCCCGCTCGGAGGCCGGTGTGACCGCCGGTGCCATCGCCGTGGCCTCGGGAGCGAGCAGCTTCGCGCATCTCGCCCGCATCGCACGGCCCGCCCTCGTCAACGGTGCGGCGGGTTTCGTGGTGGTCGCCGACGGGCGCCCGGTCAGCGTCCTCGCCTTCACCGTCGTACGGGGGAGGATCGCCGTGATCGACATCCTCAACGACCCGGAACGGCTGGCCGGGCTCGACGTCACGGTCCTCGACCGGTGA
- the cdgB gene encoding diguanylate cyclase CdgB — protein METESEPYVRLATLRQLHTVMADMNTARSLADTLQTVADGVVTGLGFELACVNLVRPDGDLVVAALAGNSAAEALITGRVGSRASWDRRLNMGEAWGDLRFIPHTEGWVLDEDDVPQWYTDGPAPRFEDEWHPSDRLFAPMHTPGVSGGSCGELIGVLSVDRPRNGRRPGAWGREALQMYAFQAAIAISNARLRANMQRALVRLEREQQALRASEESFRQAFEYAPSGMAIAEMGGDQHGRILRTNDALCRLLGRPASAMRRYSFSDLVHPEDIGTLLRTSAEGGRAELRLGRRDGSYVWVHLRNSVVADAADGPRFLLTHVEDIEERKRRELQLAHRASHDALTGLPNSAELRSRLSSRLCQRPQSLPPGAVASLDAAYGHGQFAELPGGQGGYDGNGHPAYDNNGHGFDFQPSSEAYDAFDHHVHTIAPEGETDDGTKGLAVLFCDLDGFKSINDRFGHNAGDAVLIEVARRLTHAVRDGDTVARLGGDEFVVLADGLGRADAQDLAVRLRNAIIPPIRVDGRAVRVGASFGIGWAHCGMTADEVLKSADERMYIEKRSRPKQHRRAG, from the coding sequence ATGGAGACCGAGTCGGAGCCCTACGTCCGTCTTGCGACCCTGCGGCAGCTGCACACCGTGATGGCGGACATGAACACCGCCCGCAGCCTGGCCGACACGCTGCAGACCGTCGCCGACGGCGTGGTCACCGGCCTCGGCTTCGAGCTGGCGTGTGTCAACCTCGTACGCCCGGACGGCGACCTCGTCGTCGCCGCGCTCGCCGGCAACTCCGCCGCCGAGGCCCTCATCACCGGCCGCGTCGGCTCCCGCGCCTCCTGGGACCGCCGGCTGAACATGGGCGAGGCCTGGGGCGACCTCCGGTTCATACCGCACACCGAGGGCTGGGTCCTCGACGAGGACGACGTACCGCAGTGGTACACCGACGGTCCTGCGCCCCGCTTCGAGGACGAGTGGCACCCCTCCGACCGTCTCTTCGCGCCCATGCACACCCCGGGCGTCTCCGGCGGCAGCTGCGGCGAGCTGATCGGCGTCCTGTCCGTGGACCGGCCGCGCAACGGGCGGCGGCCGGGCGCGTGGGGGCGTGAGGCGCTCCAGATGTACGCGTTCCAGGCCGCCATCGCGATCAGCAACGCGCGTCTACGAGCCAATATGCAGCGCGCCCTCGTCCGCCTTGAGCGCGAACAGCAGGCCCTGCGCGCCAGCGAGGAGTCCTTCCGCCAGGCCTTCGAGTACGCGCCGAGCGGCATGGCGATCGCCGAGATGGGCGGCGACCAGCACGGCCGCATACTGCGGACGAACGACGCCCTGTGCCGTCTCCTCGGCCGCCCCGCCTCCGCGATGCGCCGCTACTCCTTCTCCGACCTCGTGCACCCCGAGGACATCGGCACCCTGCTCAGAACGTCCGCCGAGGGCGGCCGGGCCGAGCTGCGGCTCGGGCGGCGCGACGGCAGCTATGTCTGGGTGCACCTGCGCAACTCCGTCGTCGCGGACGCCGCCGACGGCCCCCGTTTTCTGCTCACCCACGTCGAGGACATCGAGGAGCGCAAGCGGCGCGAGCTCCAGCTCGCCCACCGCGCCTCGCACGACGCGCTCACCGGCCTGCCGAACTCCGCCGAGCTGCGCTCCCGGCTCAGCTCCCGCCTCTGTCAGCGCCCGCAGTCCCTGCCGCCCGGCGCGGTCGCCTCGCTGGACGCGGCGTACGGGCACGGGCAGTTCGCGGAGCTGCCGGGAGGCCAGGGCGGGTACGACGGGAACGGCCACCCGGCGTACGACAACAACGGCCACGGCTTCGACTTCCAGCCCAGCTCCGAGGCGTACGACGCCTTCGACCACCACGTGCACACGATCGCGCCCGAGGGCGAGACGGACGACGGCACCAAGGGGCTCGCGGTCCTCTTCTGCGACCTCGACGGCTTCAAGTCGATCAACGACCGGTTCGGGCACAACGCGGGTGACGCGGTCCTCATCGAGGTGGCGAGACGGCTCACCCACGCCGTCCGGGACGGCGACACGGTGGCCCGCCTCGGCGGCGACGAGTTCGTGGTGCTCGCCGACGGGCTCGGCCGGGCCGACGCCCAGGACCTCGCCGTACGGCTGCGGAACGCGATCATTCCGCCCATCCGGGTCGACGGACGGGCCGTCCGCGTGGGCGCGAGCTTCGGCATCGGATGGGCACACTGCGGCATGACGGCGGACGAGGTGCTGAAGTCCGCTGACGAACGGATGTACATCGAGAAACGGTCTCGTCCCAAACAGCATCGGCGTGCGGGATAA
- a CDS encoding flavin reductase family protein produces MSNDEFRAAMTRLAAGVVLVTAHEPALDPDGPGGEDVGMTATAFMSVSLDPPLVMVSLREGSRMDDLLDEQPLWAVSVLSESQRHIAGRFAMKGRISDRLLFEDIPYVRGEASGALLVGGALATLECSTEQRVRAGDHTLVIGRVLTAQVPSADGGPLMYFKGRYRQLG; encoded by the coding sequence GTGAGCAACGACGAGTTCCGCGCCGCCATGACCCGGCTGGCCGCGGGCGTGGTCCTGGTGACCGCACACGAGCCCGCGCTGGACCCGGACGGCCCCGGTGGCGAGGACGTCGGCATGACCGCGACGGCCTTCATGTCCGTCTCCCTGGACCCGCCCCTCGTCATGGTCAGCCTGCGCGAGGGCTCCCGCATGGACGACCTGCTCGACGAACAGCCCCTGTGGGCCGTCTCCGTGCTCTCCGAGAGCCAGCGCCACATCGCGGGCCGCTTCGCCATGAAGGGCCGCATCAGCGACCGGCTGCTCTTCGAGGACATCCCGTACGTCCGCGGCGAGGCGTCCGGGGCACTCCTGGTGGGCGGCGCCCTGGCCACCCTGGAGTGCAGTACCGAGCAGCGCGTGCGCGCGGGCGACCACACCCTGGTCATCGGCCGCGTCCTGACGGCCCAGGTGCCGAGCGCGGACGGGGGGCCGCTGATGTACTTCAAGGGCCGCTACCGGCAGTTGGGCTGA